A stretch of DNA from Agrobacterium cucumeris:
GAAGATAATGTCTGATTATCTGATGGCTCTTGCAGAAAACGGTACGAAGCCGATTTTCATTCCGCTTCTCCATGACATGATACCGTTGCACGATTTCAGTCATCGAAATCAGTTTTCATTTCCCAGAAACTTTATTTACGACAATCAGGTCGTGATCGAGGCTTCGTCCATGGTCTTGACCAATTCCGAGTTTACGGCGGCTGAAGTCAAGCACTTCTCCGAAGTTGGGACATTGCCGCCTGTACCGGATGTTGTCGCTGTTCCGCTCTGCCACGAATTACGACCGACGAATGAAGCAGTTAATAAGCGTGGTCCAGAGAAGCCATATCTTCTTTGCGTTGGCATCTATAACGGGCGAAAGAATCTGGAGTGCGTCGTGGAAGCAATGCTTTCCCTGCATCAGCGGGGCGTTTCCGTTCCGGAGCTCGTGTTGGCAGGTGCGCGTCGCAAGAGAGTAGAGAAATTTCTGAAGAAAGACAAATTCGCACCTTTGTTCGGAAAGTTTCACTTTGTTTTCAATCCGAATCAGGCGGAGCTACGGTCGCTTTACGAAAAGGCCTATGCCCTTCTTTTGCCCAGCCGAATGGAAGGCTGGGGGCTTCCCGTTAGCGAGGCATTATGGTGTGGAACTCCGGCCTTGGCCGCAGATGTTCCTGCTTTAAGGGAAGCGGGGGGGGGGCTGGCGCGCTATTTCGACCCAGAAAATCCGGAGGAGCTGGCGATCCAGTTAGAGACCTTTATTGAGAATCCCGCGGAATATGCAGCGGTGAAAAGAAATATCGAACTCTCCAGGCCGCAAATGCGTACTTGGAAAGATGTCGCGAATGGCGTGCTTCAGGCGGTCAAAAAAATGAACGATCTAAATAAGTAAAAAATCGGATTAATTTAGATGTATACTTCTATATTATTTCGATTAAGGGCTATGCGCGAGATATTGCATCTGGTTTTTGGTTGATGTATTGGGGGTATATGGGGTTTCCGGTGGTCTCTGTATTGAATTTGTGGAAGCAGGAACTCAACTGATATTCAGCGGCTATAGGTTGGCCGGAATATTCTCATGGGCTGAACACGTTGTCGGACGTTTGGCACAATTTGGATGAATTAGAATGGTAACTCGATTCGGTTGAATCGTTTTTTGGGGGGCGGGGGCTCTGTAGATTCAGAGTAATTTTTTGGCATTGCCGTTCGTGTGTTCTGTAGGTCACATAAGGGCAGGGACAGGAAGAGTAGCTGGTGATGTTGGACTATTTGAGGTTTTCTGAAGTTAAAGTTCTCTGCATCGGCGACGTAATGCTGGATTGCTTTATTTCTGGTGATGTTGGTCGCATTTCGCCGGAAGGCCCGGTTCCCGTTATGTGCGCGCGATCGGAAGAATATTTTGCCGGCGGCGCTGCAAATGTCGCGCGCAATATTTCGTCTCTTGGTGCGAGCTGTACCCTCTTAGGAGCGATCGGAAAAGACAGCAACGGCACCAAGCTCTTCGAACTGTTGAATGCTGTTCATGATGTCTCGGCAAAGTTTGTTATTTTGGATAAGCGTCCGACCACGATCAAGACACGCTTTTTGGGTCACGGCCAACAAATGTTACGTGTCGATTTTGAGGACGCTTCGCCGATTTCGTCGGAAGAGGAAGATCGGGTTATCTCAACCGCGGTATCCTTGATCGGCTCGCACAGCGTTGTCATTCTTTCCGACTATGCCAA
This window harbors:
- a CDS encoding glycosyltransferase, with protein sequence MPDVFFDLSELYLNSGVKFKYYGIARTVMEVAYELTEIDATVRYVIYSPLHRRFFEVFPRTGDASPTGVLDPNIPSSATPLRLRQNLYDKNVFKNALYRVLQSIVQYRNKKRWATVPAGAVKEVDLNGNVLIALGRPKIMSDYLMALAENGTKPIFIPLLHDMIPLHDFSHRNQFSFPRNFIYDNQVVIEASSMVLTNSEFTAAEVKHFSEVGTLPPVPDVVAVPLCHELRPTNEAVNKRGPEKPYLLCVGIYNGRKNLECVVEAMLSLHQRGVSVPELVLAGARRKRVEKFLKKDKFAPLFGKFHFVFNPNQAELRSLYEKAYALLLPSRMEGWGLPVSEALWCGTPALAADVPALREAGGGLARYFDPENPEELAIQLETFIENPAEYAAVKRNIELSRPQMRTWKDVANGVLQAVKKMNDLNK